One genomic region from Epinephelus moara isolate mb chromosome 8, YSFRI_EMoa_1.0, whole genome shotgun sequence encodes:
- the snapc4 gene encoding snRNA-activating protein complex subunit 4 isoform X1: protein MSVSLSAERDRIQRQVEELEQILSATNTEQELLSSETGDESDDDDSQEEGRQSAAGLLAQREKIQKEIQNLENVLGPQSPTCLSDDDDDDDDVSSSSEESELGLSVSAESCLQMNLVYQQVVQETLDQLETLLTHNHKLQKELLSQLSGPIKESSREQPAPSSFQQPIGMYLGRFLKPYFKDKLTGLGPPANQETKEKASRLTGCLDDKKLKMKRWGSWQKTLLINSIAKDSLRRLIQPKLSRVDYLSQKLSSAAETDRQQLRQQMDSLEREIDLIRAKKEEELLGDRYDEHDWQKISNIDFEGTRDAEDIRSFWQNYLHPSINKTAWSKEEVHQLKEVSRRHVERNWETIAAELGTGRTAFLCLQTFQRFASDSLKRSSWTPDEDNLLKELVDKLRIGNFIPYTQMSYFMEGRDPAQLIYRWNQVLDPSLRKGMWTKEEDELLLQAVSHHGEKNWWKIRLEVPGRTDSSCRDRYYDCLKAGTKRGAFDQQEVELLLRLVDKHGVGRWAKIATEIPNRYDAQCLREWRKLSRSAAAPVQKNKKKKKTSKSSGVQPKKKTKIRTKAAGTAKRSIRSRLMTLKEEEEEEEEEESSEDEGMVVEYMDSDEEEKKKKRKKKKEVMKAEKEYTFPPMQEWIPVEKAQAPFTFLSFRPVELPSSGVTHSRVRSTIVGQFGRSVIIGPAPRELQWGERHSSSTMMMVSPDQLRAHLHSQEHKFKTRSSGPRGRARTNDQNPLGRVTDKGIYYQLQAAVTPWIGNLLIPPKHRQTEADVLRERAEKTKLCSTPVFLLLLQTLNVDVVGCKEMIEQRRNKVVSLAPPQCPRSVRPNTVAGILQQKRAIKEELREFNQQHKLILKQLQELQQKQKQQLLRQQQPHLPHPHPPPCPTTPSQNCPRILLQMPPLMSPMSFPQAVFIPHPVTQPCAPSVQSPSALNTSPLAPPDPPPVGVDSSPSPPHPAPHSVTPVSVVSKPLNTTSTSSASLQQEAPPSTQNLIIASPASSNQHVTVGSTPPSHHAPPSTSSSPVTCTSKPHPAPHPSSVTSSSPKGRGQKVAVCSSQSGGDLGWAGDGVGGVSDSMIKEGRRVRTPSQKAKALQEATEAKAEAKKKAASSPRKRAQIQTIAPAPPQTLVPPHTVVSAPPQTVVTAPPQQVCTVPIQSVRQTPPSSLTSPPTAPQRPPPARVVSCPLTKATPPSAPPPVAVSPSSSPLNATPAGSDRTVSSTQNPSLALPPSIQTNQHTASSWSSPTAPLPNDHDYTCFNLPSSHDGSNSNQLTPDSSPNTRPKAPPSRRKRGRREEQPSVTSSQEDKGVGGTGTGVIQEGRRIRTQTPKARAFQEAKAEANKKRTTSSSPRKKRCRKSRPKEEVVAQSQPMTPLPGICLLTDQSMWVMTPGGLVKLAASPPGTQQVCVPSAPLPALPRNNLNHQLATPPQITNGSLRSIAPHPPNPEPVPVGLPVLNQLSAFPAPPTCVSKPLPPGFILQPLSDPDSSPQPLLKVLLPYKGTVRADPAAPPPLRREPLQFDPSLIFLESQKVVRDWLSGRGGVVVPGAGVALPYLPPFISSLCTLSALLRAKDSLTKSSLQLLSQGSEPRRSTTTPIPDDSTEMTSSPPPDLPDSTSDLRPAQDSEAPSVNSDLPQEDEEKLVAVVRQLVAERFSGNPAYQLLKARFLSCFTIPALLATMQPIRERNMACPANEEEEEKEDEEDDEEVTELKKMKESGRRRRAERSVLLCDGSGAPANHFSGIITSTPGPDRTGSDQ from the exons ATGTCAGTGTCTCTGTCTGCAGAGAGGGACAGGATCCAGAGACAGGTGGAGGAGCTGGAACAGATTCTGTCTGCAACAAACACTGAACAGGAACTGCTGAGCAGTGAGACAG GTGATGAATCAGATGATGATGACTCGCAGGAAGAGGGGAGACAG tctgCAGCAGGTCTGTTGGCTCAGAGAGAGAAGATCCAGAAGGAGATCCAGAACTTGGAGAACGTCCTTGGACCACAGAGTCCTACCTGTCTGTCAG atgatgatgatgatgatgatgatgtcagcagcagcagtgaggag aGTGAGCTGGGTCTGTCTGTGTCAGCAGAATCATGTCTACAGATGAACCTGGTCTACCAGCAGGTCGTTCAAGAGACGCTGGACCAGCTGGAGACACTACTGACACACAATCACAAACTGCAG AAGGAGCTTCTGTCTCAGCTGTCTGGACCAATCAAAGAGTCTTCTAGGGAACAGCCCGCCCCCTCCTCCTTCCAGCAGCCAATCGGCATGTACCTGGGCCGCTTCCTCAAACCGTACTTCAAGGACAAACTGACAGGACTG GGTCCTCCAGCCAATCAGGAGACGAAGGAGAAGGCCAGCAGGTTGACCGGCTGTCTGGACGACAAGAAGCTGAAAATGAAACGAT GGGGGAGCTGGCAGAAGACCCTGTTGATCAACTCCATAGCCAAAGACAGTCTGAGGAGACTCATCCAACCCAAACTTTCTAG gGTGGACTACCTGAGTCAGAAGTtgtcctcagcagcagagacggacagacagcAGCTCAGACAGCAGATGGACAGTTTGGAGAGAGAGATTGACCTGATCAG agcgaagaaggaggaggagctccTTGGTGATCGATATGATGAACATGATTGGCAGAAAATCTCCAATATTGAT ttTGAGGGCACGAGGGATGCTGAGGACATCCGTAGTTTCTGGCAGAACTACCTCCACCCGTCCATCAACAAGACTGCGTGGAGTAAGGAGGAGGTGCACCAGCTGAAGGAGGTCAGCAGGAGACATGTGGAGAGAAACTGGGAGACCATCGCTGCAGAACTGGGG acgGGGAGGACGGCCTTCCTGTGTCTTCAGACATTCCAGCGTTTTGCCTCGGACTCATTAAAACGAAGTAGTTGGACTCCTGATGAAGACAATCTGCTCAAAGAGCTCGTGGACAAGTTGAGGATCGGAAACTTCATCCCCTACACACAGA tgaGTTACTTCATGGAGGGTCGGGACCCAGCTCAGCTGATCTACAGATGGAACCAGGTTTTGGACCCGAGCCTGAGGAAAGGCATGTGGACCAAAGAGGAGGATGAG CTGCTGCTCCAGGCCGTGTCTCACCATGGAGAGAAGAACTGGTGGAAGATCCGCCTGGAGGTTCCTGGACGCACCGACTCCAGCTGTAGAGACAG gtattATGACTGCCTGAAGGCGGGGACAAAGAGAGGAGCGTTTGACCAACAGGAGGTAGAGCTGCTACTGCGGCTGGTGGACAAACATGGAGttg gTCGCTGGGCGAAGATTGCCACAGAGATTCCTAATCGGTACGACGCTCAGTGTCTGAGAGAGTGGAGGAAACTGAGCAGATCAGCAGCTGCACCTGTTCAG aaaaacaaaaaaaagaagaaaacttcAAAGAGTAGTGGAGTACAGCcaaagaagaagacgaagataAGGACGAAGGCAGCTGGCACCGCTAAAAGGAGTATCAGGAGTCGGCTGATGAcgctgaaggaggaggaggaagaggaggaagaggaggagagcagtGAGGACGAGGGGATGGTGGTGGAGTACATGgacagtgatgaagaggagaaaaagaaaaagaggaagaagaagaaggaggtgATGAAGGCGGAGAAGGAGTACACCTTTCCTCCCATGCAGGAGTGGATTCCAGTAGAAAAAGCACAGGCACCTTTCACCTTCCTGAGCTTTCGACCAGTGGAGTTACCTTCCTCTGGAGTTACCCACAGTCGTGTGCGGTCGACCATCGTGGGCCAGTTCGGACGCTCCGTGATCATCGGACCAGCTCCCAGAGAGCTGCAGTGGGGGGAgcgccacagcagcagcaccatgatgatggtgtcacctgaccaGCTCCGAGCCCACCTGCACTCCCAGGAGCACAAATTCAAAACCCGGAGCTCCGGCCCCCGAGGGAGGGCCAGGACCAATGACCAGAACCCACTGGGCCGAGTGACGGACAAGGGGATCTACTACCAGCTGCAGGCCGCCGTGACGCCGTGGATCGGCAACCTGCTGATCCCGCCAAAACACAGGCAGACGGAAGCCGATGTCCTGAGGGAGCGAGCAGAGAAGACCAAGCTCTGCTCGACTCCTgtcttcctgctcctcctccagacCTTGAACGTGGATGTCGTTGGCTGTAAGGAGATGATAGAGCAGAGGAGGAACAAGGTGGTGTCACTGGCTCCGCCTCAATGCCCTCGCTCCGTTCGTCCAAACACCGTCGCAGGAATCCTGCAGCAGAAGAGAGCCATAAAGGAGGAGCTGCGGGAGTTCAACCAGCAGCACAAACTGATCCTGAAGCAGCTTcaggagctgcagcagaaacagaaacaacagcTGCTCAGACAGCAGCAACCCCACCTTCCTCATCCCCATCCTCCTCCTTGCCCAACCACGCCCTCTCAGAATTGTCCCCGCATTCTCCTTCAGATGCCTCCTTTGATGTCTCCCATGTCATTTCCTCAGGCCGTCTTCATCCCTCATCCTGTCACGCAGCCTTGCGCTCCCTCTGTCCAGTCTCCCTCTGCCCTGAACACATCCCCCTTAGCTCCACCCGACCCTCCTCCTGTGGGGGTCGACTCCTCTCCGTCACCTCCACATCCTGCTCCTCACAGTGTCACTCCTGTCTCTGTGGTCTCAAAGCCCCTGAACACCACATCTACTTCATCTGCCTCTCTCCAACAAGAAGCTCCACCTTCCACCCAAAACCTGATCATTGCCTCGCCCGCGTCCTCTAACCAACATGTTACTGTTGGTTCTACACCGCCCAGTCATCACgcccctccctccacctccagcagccCCGTCACCTGCACCAGTAAGCCTCATCCTGCCCCTCATCCAAGTAGCGTCACCTCGAGTTCACCCAAAGGGAGGGGCCAAAAGGTGGCTGTCTGCAGCAGTCAGAGTGGGGGAGATTTGGGCTGGGCAGGTGATGGTGTGGGTGGGGTGAGTGACAGTATGATTAAAGAAGGAAGGAGGGTTAGGACGCCGAGTCAGAAGGCCAAAGCTCTGCAGGAAGCCACCGAGGCCAAG GCTGAAGCCAAGAAGAAAGCTGCTTCATCTCCACGAAAGAGAGCTCAGATCCAGACCATcgctcctgctcctcctcagacCTTGGTCCCTCCTCACACTGTTGTCTCTGCTCCTCCCCAGACTGTTGTCACTGCTCCTCCTCAGCAGGTCTGCACTGTTCCCATCCAGTCCGTACGTCAgactcctccctcctccttgaCCAGTCCTCCAACAGCTCCTCAAAGACCTCCTCCTGCCAGGGTCGTTTCCTGTCCTCTGACCAAAGCTACACctccttctgctcctcctcctgtagCTGTGAGCCCGTCCTCATCGCCCTTAAACGCCACACCTGCCGGCTCTGACAGGACTGTGTCCTCAACTCAAAACCCCAGTTTAGCCCTGCCCCCCTCCATACAGACTAATCAGCACACTGCTTCCTCCTGGTCAAGCCCAACGGCTCCTCTCCCCAACGATCATGACTACACCTGTTTTAATCTCCCCTCCAGTCATGATGGCTCAAACTCAAATCAGCTGACCCCTGACTCCTCCCCTAACACGCGTCCCAAAGCCCCCCCCAGTCGGAGGAAacgagggaggagggaggagcagCCGAGCGTGACGAGCAGTCAGGAAGACAAAGGTGTGGGTGGGACAGGTACAGGTGTGATCCAGGAAGGAAGGAGGATTCGGACCCAGACTCCGAAGGCCAGAGCTTTTCAGGAGGCAAAG GCTGAAGCCAATAAGAAGAGAAcaacttcttcttctcctcgTAAGAAGCGTTGTCGTAAGTCCCGCCCTAAAGAGGAAGTTGTCGCACAGAGCCAGCCGATGACTCCGCTTCCTGGGATCTGTTTACTTACTGATCAATCCATGTGGGTCATGACTCCTGGTGGGCTGGTCAAGTTGGCAGCCTCGCCCCCCGGCACACAGCAGGTGTGTGTACCAAGCGCTCCCCTCCCAGCTCTACCCAGGAATAATTTAAACCATCAGCTGGCCACGCCCCCTCAAATCACCAACGGCAGCCTGCGATCAATCGCACCTCACCCCCCTAACCCTGAGCCTGTCCCTGTAGGCCTCCCCGTTCTGAATCAACTGAGCGCTTTTCCTGCCCCGCCCACCTGTGTCTCTAAACCCCTCCCCCCAGGCTTCATCCTGCAGCCCCTCTCAGACCCTGACTCCTCCCCCCAGCCTCTTCTGAAAGTCCTTTTGCCATATAAGGGCACAGTCAGAGCGGACCCGGCAGCACCCCCTCCCCTCAGGAGGGAGCCACTGCAGTTTGACCCCTCCCTGATATTCCTGGAGTCCCAGAAGGTGGTGCGTGATTGGCTGAGCGGTCGTGGAGGAGTGGTGGTACCTGGAGCGGGCGTTGCTCTTCCGTATTTGCCGCCGTTCATCAGCAGTCTGTGTACTCTGAGCGCGCTGCTGCGGGCCAAAGATTCTCTGACCAAATCGTCTCTGCAGCTGCTGAGTCAAGGCTCCGAACCCCGACGCTCGACAACCACACCCATACCTGACGACAGCACTGAGATGACTTCCAGTCCGCCTCCCGACCTGCCTGACTCAACCTCTGACCTCCGACCAGCGCAGGACTCTGAAG CTCCCTCCGTCAACTCTGACCTTCCGCAGGAAGAC
- the snapc4 gene encoding snRNA-activating protein complex subunit 4 isoform X2, whose translation MSVSLSAERDRIQRQVEELEQILSATNTEQELLSSETGDESDDDDSQEEGRQSAAGLLAQREKIQKEIQNLENVLGPQSPTCLSDDDDDDVSSSSEESELGLSVSAESCLQMNLVYQQVVQETLDQLETLLTHNHKLQKELLSQLSGPIKESSREQPAPSSFQQPIGMYLGRFLKPYFKDKLTGLGPPANQETKEKASRLTGCLDDKKLKMKRWGSWQKTLLINSIAKDSLRRLIQPKLSRVDYLSQKLSSAAETDRQQLRQQMDSLEREIDLIRAKKEEELLGDRYDEHDWQKISNIDFEGTRDAEDIRSFWQNYLHPSINKTAWSKEEVHQLKEVSRRHVERNWETIAAELGTGRTAFLCLQTFQRFASDSLKRSSWTPDEDNLLKELVDKLRIGNFIPYTQMSYFMEGRDPAQLIYRWNQVLDPSLRKGMWTKEEDELLLQAVSHHGEKNWWKIRLEVPGRTDSSCRDRYYDCLKAGTKRGAFDQQEVELLLRLVDKHGVGRWAKIATEIPNRYDAQCLREWRKLSRSAAAPVQKNKKKKKTSKSSGVQPKKKTKIRTKAAGTAKRSIRSRLMTLKEEEEEEEEEESSEDEGMVVEYMDSDEEEKKKKRKKKKEVMKAEKEYTFPPMQEWIPVEKAQAPFTFLSFRPVELPSSGVTHSRVRSTIVGQFGRSVIIGPAPRELQWGERHSSSTMMMVSPDQLRAHLHSQEHKFKTRSSGPRGRARTNDQNPLGRVTDKGIYYQLQAAVTPWIGNLLIPPKHRQTEADVLRERAEKTKLCSTPVFLLLLQTLNVDVVGCKEMIEQRRNKVVSLAPPQCPRSVRPNTVAGILQQKRAIKEELREFNQQHKLILKQLQELQQKQKQQLLRQQQPHLPHPHPPPCPTTPSQNCPRILLQMPPLMSPMSFPQAVFIPHPVTQPCAPSVQSPSALNTSPLAPPDPPPVGVDSSPSPPHPAPHSVTPVSVVSKPLNTTSTSSASLQQEAPPSTQNLIIASPASSNQHVTVGSTPPSHHAPPSTSSSPVTCTSKPHPAPHPSSVTSSSPKGRGQKVAVCSSQSGGDLGWAGDGVGGVSDSMIKEGRRVRTPSQKAKALQEATEAKAEAKKKAASSPRKRAQIQTIAPAPPQTLVPPHTVVSAPPQTVVTAPPQQVCTVPIQSVRQTPPSSLTSPPTAPQRPPPARVVSCPLTKATPPSAPPPVAVSPSSSPLNATPAGSDRTVSSTQNPSLALPPSIQTNQHTASSWSSPTAPLPNDHDYTCFNLPSSHDGSNSNQLTPDSSPNTRPKAPPSRRKRGRREEQPSVTSSQEDKGVGGTGTGVIQEGRRIRTQTPKARAFQEAKAEANKKRTTSSSPRKKRCRKSRPKEEVVAQSQPMTPLPGICLLTDQSMWVMTPGGLVKLAASPPGTQQVCVPSAPLPALPRNNLNHQLATPPQITNGSLRSIAPHPPNPEPVPVGLPVLNQLSAFPAPPTCVSKPLPPGFILQPLSDPDSSPQPLLKVLLPYKGTVRADPAAPPPLRREPLQFDPSLIFLESQKVVRDWLSGRGGVVVPGAGVALPYLPPFISSLCTLSALLRAKDSLTKSSLQLLSQGSEPRRSTTTPIPDDSTEMTSSPPPDLPDSTSDLRPAQDSEAPSVNSDLPQEDEEKLVAVVRQLVAERFSGNPAYQLLKARFLSCFTIPALLATMQPIRERNMACPANEEEEEKEDEEDDEEVTELKKMKESGRRRRAERSVLLCDGSGAPANHFSGIITSTPGPDRTGSDQ comes from the exons ATGTCAGTGTCTCTGTCTGCAGAGAGGGACAGGATCCAGAGACAGGTGGAGGAGCTGGAACAGATTCTGTCTGCAACAAACACTGAACAGGAACTGCTGAGCAGTGAGACAG GTGATGAATCAGATGATGATGACTCGCAGGAAGAGGGGAGACAG tctgCAGCAGGTCTGTTGGCTCAGAGAGAGAAGATCCAGAAGGAGATCCAGAACTTGGAGAACGTCCTTGGACCACAGAGTCCTACCTGTCTGTCAG atgatgatgatgatgatgtcagcagcagcagtgaggag aGTGAGCTGGGTCTGTCTGTGTCAGCAGAATCATGTCTACAGATGAACCTGGTCTACCAGCAGGTCGTTCAAGAGACGCTGGACCAGCTGGAGACACTACTGACACACAATCACAAACTGCAG AAGGAGCTTCTGTCTCAGCTGTCTGGACCAATCAAAGAGTCTTCTAGGGAACAGCCCGCCCCCTCCTCCTTCCAGCAGCCAATCGGCATGTACCTGGGCCGCTTCCTCAAACCGTACTTCAAGGACAAACTGACAGGACTG GGTCCTCCAGCCAATCAGGAGACGAAGGAGAAGGCCAGCAGGTTGACCGGCTGTCTGGACGACAAGAAGCTGAAAATGAAACGAT GGGGGAGCTGGCAGAAGACCCTGTTGATCAACTCCATAGCCAAAGACAGTCTGAGGAGACTCATCCAACCCAAACTTTCTAG gGTGGACTACCTGAGTCAGAAGTtgtcctcagcagcagagacggacagacagcAGCTCAGACAGCAGATGGACAGTTTGGAGAGAGAGATTGACCTGATCAG agcgaagaaggaggaggagctccTTGGTGATCGATATGATGAACATGATTGGCAGAAAATCTCCAATATTGAT ttTGAGGGCACGAGGGATGCTGAGGACATCCGTAGTTTCTGGCAGAACTACCTCCACCCGTCCATCAACAAGACTGCGTGGAGTAAGGAGGAGGTGCACCAGCTGAAGGAGGTCAGCAGGAGACATGTGGAGAGAAACTGGGAGACCATCGCTGCAGAACTGGGG acgGGGAGGACGGCCTTCCTGTGTCTTCAGACATTCCAGCGTTTTGCCTCGGACTCATTAAAACGAAGTAGTTGGACTCCTGATGAAGACAATCTGCTCAAAGAGCTCGTGGACAAGTTGAGGATCGGAAACTTCATCCCCTACACACAGA tgaGTTACTTCATGGAGGGTCGGGACCCAGCTCAGCTGATCTACAGATGGAACCAGGTTTTGGACCCGAGCCTGAGGAAAGGCATGTGGACCAAAGAGGAGGATGAG CTGCTGCTCCAGGCCGTGTCTCACCATGGAGAGAAGAACTGGTGGAAGATCCGCCTGGAGGTTCCTGGACGCACCGACTCCAGCTGTAGAGACAG gtattATGACTGCCTGAAGGCGGGGACAAAGAGAGGAGCGTTTGACCAACAGGAGGTAGAGCTGCTACTGCGGCTGGTGGACAAACATGGAGttg gTCGCTGGGCGAAGATTGCCACAGAGATTCCTAATCGGTACGACGCTCAGTGTCTGAGAGAGTGGAGGAAACTGAGCAGATCAGCAGCTGCACCTGTTCAG aaaaacaaaaaaaagaagaaaacttcAAAGAGTAGTGGAGTACAGCcaaagaagaagacgaagataAGGACGAAGGCAGCTGGCACCGCTAAAAGGAGTATCAGGAGTCGGCTGATGAcgctgaaggaggaggaggaagaggaggaagaggaggagagcagtGAGGACGAGGGGATGGTGGTGGAGTACATGgacagtgatgaagaggagaaaaagaaaaagaggaagaagaagaaggaggtgATGAAGGCGGAGAAGGAGTACACCTTTCCTCCCATGCAGGAGTGGATTCCAGTAGAAAAAGCACAGGCACCTTTCACCTTCCTGAGCTTTCGACCAGTGGAGTTACCTTCCTCTGGAGTTACCCACAGTCGTGTGCGGTCGACCATCGTGGGCCAGTTCGGACGCTCCGTGATCATCGGACCAGCTCCCAGAGAGCTGCAGTGGGGGGAgcgccacagcagcagcaccatgatgatggtgtcacctgaccaGCTCCGAGCCCACCTGCACTCCCAGGAGCACAAATTCAAAACCCGGAGCTCCGGCCCCCGAGGGAGGGCCAGGACCAATGACCAGAACCCACTGGGCCGAGTGACGGACAAGGGGATCTACTACCAGCTGCAGGCCGCCGTGACGCCGTGGATCGGCAACCTGCTGATCCCGCCAAAACACAGGCAGACGGAAGCCGATGTCCTGAGGGAGCGAGCAGAGAAGACCAAGCTCTGCTCGACTCCTgtcttcctgctcctcctccagacCTTGAACGTGGATGTCGTTGGCTGTAAGGAGATGATAGAGCAGAGGAGGAACAAGGTGGTGTCACTGGCTCCGCCTCAATGCCCTCGCTCCGTTCGTCCAAACACCGTCGCAGGAATCCTGCAGCAGAAGAGAGCCATAAAGGAGGAGCTGCGGGAGTTCAACCAGCAGCACAAACTGATCCTGAAGCAGCTTcaggagctgcagcagaaacagaaacaacagcTGCTCAGACAGCAGCAACCCCACCTTCCTCATCCCCATCCTCCTCCTTGCCCAACCACGCCCTCTCAGAATTGTCCCCGCATTCTCCTTCAGATGCCTCCTTTGATGTCTCCCATGTCATTTCCTCAGGCCGTCTTCATCCCTCATCCTGTCACGCAGCCTTGCGCTCCCTCTGTCCAGTCTCCCTCTGCCCTGAACACATCCCCCTTAGCTCCACCCGACCCTCCTCCTGTGGGGGTCGACTCCTCTCCGTCACCTCCACATCCTGCTCCTCACAGTGTCACTCCTGTCTCTGTGGTCTCAAAGCCCCTGAACACCACATCTACTTCATCTGCCTCTCTCCAACAAGAAGCTCCACCTTCCACCCAAAACCTGATCATTGCCTCGCCCGCGTCCTCTAACCAACATGTTACTGTTGGTTCTACACCGCCCAGTCATCACgcccctccctccacctccagcagccCCGTCACCTGCACCAGTAAGCCTCATCCTGCCCCTCATCCAAGTAGCGTCACCTCGAGTTCACCCAAAGGGAGGGGCCAAAAGGTGGCTGTCTGCAGCAGTCAGAGTGGGGGAGATTTGGGCTGGGCAGGTGATGGTGTGGGTGGGGTGAGTGACAGTATGATTAAAGAAGGAAGGAGGGTTAGGACGCCGAGTCAGAAGGCCAAAGCTCTGCAGGAAGCCACCGAGGCCAAG GCTGAAGCCAAGAAGAAAGCTGCTTCATCTCCACGAAAGAGAGCTCAGATCCAGACCATcgctcctgctcctcctcagacCTTGGTCCCTCCTCACACTGTTGTCTCTGCTCCTCCCCAGACTGTTGTCACTGCTCCTCCTCAGCAGGTCTGCACTGTTCCCATCCAGTCCGTACGTCAgactcctccctcctccttgaCCAGTCCTCCAACAGCTCCTCAAAGACCTCCTCCTGCCAGGGTCGTTTCCTGTCCTCTGACCAAAGCTACACctccttctgctcctcctcctgtagCTGTGAGCCCGTCCTCATCGCCCTTAAACGCCACACCTGCCGGCTCTGACAGGACTGTGTCCTCAACTCAAAACCCCAGTTTAGCCCTGCCCCCCTCCATACAGACTAATCAGCACACTGCTTCCTCCTGGTCAAGCCCAACGGCTCCTCTCCCCAACGATCATGACTACACCTGTTTTAATCTCCCCTCCAGTCATGATGGCTCAAACTCAAATCAGCTGACCCCTGACTCCTCCCCTAACACGCGTCCCAAAGCCCCCCCCAGTCGGAGGAAacgagggaggagggaggagcagCCGAGCGTGACGAGCAGTCAGGAAGACAAAGGTGTGGGTGGGACAGGTACAGGTGTGATCCAGGAAGGAAGGAGGATTCGGACCCAGACTCCGAAGGCCAGAGCTTTTCAGGAGGCAAAG GCTGAAGCCAATAAGAAGAGAAcaacttcttcttctcctcgTAAGAAGCGTTGTCGTAAGTCCCGCCCTAAAGAGGAAGTTGTCGCACAGAGCCAGCCGATGACTCCGCTTCCTGGGATCTGTTTACTTACTGATCAATCCATGTGGGTCATGACTCCTGGTGGGCTGGTCAAGTTGGCAGCCTCGCCCCCCGGCACACAGCAGGTGTGTGTACCAAGCGCTCCCCTCCCAGCTCTACCCAGGAATAATTTAAACCATCAGCTGGCCACGCCCCCTCAAATCACCAACGGCAGCCTGCGATCAATCGCACCTCACCCCCCTAACCCTGAGCCTGTCCCTGTAGGCCTCCCCGTTCTGAATCAACTGAGCGCTTTTCCTGCCCCGCCCACCTGTGTCTCTAAACCCCTCCCCCCAGGCTTCATCCTGCAGCCCCTCTCAGACCCTGACTCCTCCCCCCAGCCTCTTCTGAAAGTCCTTTTGCCATATAAGGGCACAGTCAGAGCGGACCCGGCAGCACCCCCTCCCCTCAGGAGGGAGCCACTGCAGTTTGACCCCTCCCTGATATTCCTGGAGTCCCAGAAGGTGGTGCGTGATTGGCTGAGCGGTCGTGGAGGAGTGGTGGTACCTGGAGCGGGCGTTGCTCTTCCGTATTTGCCGCCGTTCATCAGCAGTCTGTGTACTCTGAGCGCGCTGCTGCGGGCCAAAGATTCTCTGACCAAATCGTCTCTGCAGCTGCTGAGTCAAGGCTCCGAACCCCGACGCTCGACAACCACACCCATACCTGACGACAGCACTGAGATGACTTCCAGTCCGCCTCCCGACCTGCCTGACTCAACCTCTGACCTCCGACCAGCGCAGGACTCTGAAG CTCCCTCCGTCAACTCTGACCTTCCGCAGGAAGAC